In Nicotiana tabacum cultivar K326 chromosome 17, ASM71507v2, whole genome shotgun sequence, one DNA window encodes the following:
- the LOC142172041 gene encoding uncharacterized protein LOC142172041 — protein sequence MWIFHQKLKALCTGLNKWSRQAYGDIFQKAKEFEEQVKAPEMVLAQTNDESDRATLYDLKAQYIIYMNIIRGRRRKLYIHKIKDENGQWIQGDEAIGNAACEFYQDFFTNPGGAIREDLLSCIPSMITSEDNVILSADPTLSELKEIVFSMNPTSAAGPDGFNGKFYQSCWDIIKTDLLNVVLAYLGGCSMPKYMTSACLVIIPKEIVQVIKKPNEGSNVVVKLDIAKAYDRVSWSFTCIMLRRMGFCELVIDIIWRTMSNNWYSIIVNGTRRGFFHSTRVIKQGDPFSPYLFIIGAELLSRMLNTLNHDQFFNGFYMERRGPQINHLSFADDIIIFSSGKRSSLHKIMWILNKYKDTSGQKINRHKSHFMTSPCAFQSTVRRIQAVTGFSKKLSPLTYLGCPFFWWDNWFRLGPLAAHRNEGGRPGNVSVSYFWNNGQWNLQRLNESAPAHMIPLIIQTPIFFNNNLQYEVIWTPTTDGRVLAFSNPTVTRCVCFSVHSNEIVDHLFSVGNFARIVWRKFGGPVRIQTEDMPLRILLMKWWLLSSHNKVQKLILHTMPIIICWNLWKNRCSAKYGAKSSSLTRVLFSINSNINLLLRANFPEIKWPLNWQELYPFIENLQHQTISTQVVWNKPIHGFVKINSDGSELTNPGKIGAGVIIRDHNCAFIHAIAAPLGEGTNNFAEIEAALLGIQWFLNNGFTKVQW from the exons ATGTGGATATTCCATCAAAAGCTTAAGGCACTTTGCACTGGTTTAAATAAATGGTCAAGACAAGCATATGGTGACATCTTCCAAAAAGCAAAAGAGTTTGAAGAACAAGTGAAGGCACCAGAAATGGTTTTGGCTCAGACCAATGATGAATCTGATAGAGCAACATTATATGATCTTAAAGCTCAATACATCATATACATGAA TATTATTAGAGGCAGAAGAAGGAAACTTTATATCCACAAAATCAAAGATGAGAATGGACAGTGGATTCAAGGTGATGAGGCTATTGGTAATGCAGCATGTGAATTTTACCAAGACTTTTTCACAAATCCAGGAGGAGCCATCAGAGAAGATTTATTGTCATGCATCCCCTCCATGATCACTTCAGAAGATAATGTTATTTTGTCTGCAGATCCTACCTTATCTGAGCTCAAAGAGATTGTCTTCTCTATGAACCCCACCAGTGCTGCAGGGCCAGATGGTTTCAATGGCAAATTTTACCAATCTTGCTGGGACATCATTAAGACTGATCTTCTAAATGTTGTATTAGCTTACCTTGGTGGCTGCAGCATGCCAAAATACATGACCAGTGCATGCTTGGTTATCATCCCCAAG GAAATTGTCCAAGTTATCAAGAAACCAAATGAGGGCTCCAATGTAGTCGTCAAGTTAGATATAGCTAAAGCTTATGATAGGGTCTCCTGGAGCTTCACTTGTATAATGCTGAGGAGAATGGGCTTTTGTGAGCTGGTCATTGATATAATATGGAGAACCATGTCTAACAACTGGTACTCAATCATTGTAAATGGAACTAGGCGTGGTTTTTTCCACTCTACAAGGGTAATAAAGCAAGGAGACCCCTTTTCCCCTTATCTGTTCATCATAGGGGCTGAGCTTCTGTCTAGAATGCTTAACACCCTCAATCATGATCAGTTTTTTAATGGTTTCTATATGGAAAGAAGGGGCCCTCAAATCAATCACCTCAGCTTTGCAGATGATATCATCATTTTCTCTTCTGGGAAAAGGTCCTCACTTCATAAAATCATGTGGATATTGAATAAGTATAAGGATACTTCTGGCCAAAAGATCAATAGGCACAAAAGTCATTTCATGACATCTCCTTGTGCATTCCAGTCAACTGTTAGAAGAATCCAAGCAGTTACAGGTTTCTCCAAGAAGTTATCTCCTCTCACTTACCTGGGATGTCCATT CTTCTGGTGGGATAACTGGTTTAGGTTAGGTCCTCTAGCAGCTCACAGAAATGAAGGAGGCAGACCTGGGAATGTTTCAGTCTCCTACTTCTGGAACAATGGCCAGTGGAACCTTCAAAGACTCAATGAGAGTGCACCAGCTCACATGATCCCTCTGATCATTCAAACCCCTATcttcttcaacaacaacttacaATATGAAGTTATTTGGACCCCCACTACTGATGGCAG GGTGCTAGCTTTTAGCAATCCTACTGTTACTAGGTGTGTTTGCTTCTCTGTTCATTCCAATGAAATAGTCGATCATCTCTTTAGTGTGGGTAACTTTGCCAGAATTGTGTGGAGGAAATTTGGAGGTCCAGTTAGAATTCAAACTGAAGACATGCCACTCAGAATACTACTGATGAAGTGGTGGCTTCTTAGCAGTCACAATAAAGTACAAAAGCTCATCCTACACACCATGCCTATCATAATTTGTTGGAATTTGTGGAAGAATAGGTGCAGTGCCAAATATGGAGCCAAATCCTCCTCTTTGACCAGAGTTTTATTCTCCATTAACTCAAACATCAACTTGTTGCTTAGAGCCAACTTTCCAGAAATCAAATGGCCCCTCAACTGGCAGGAGTTATACCCTTTCATTGAGAAcctccaacatcaaaccatctCCACTCAGGTAGTTTGGAATAAGCCAATTCATGGCTTTGTGAAGATCAACAGTGATGGGAGTGAACTCACAAACCCAGGAAAGATTGGAGCAGGGGTGATCATTAGAGATCACAACTGTGCATTTATCCATGCCATAGCTGCTCCTTTAGGGGAAGGTACCAACAATTTTGCAGAAATAGAAGCAGCTCTTTTAGGAATCCAGTGGTTCTTGAATAATGGATTCACTAAGGTCCAATGGTAA